The Nonlabens sp. Hel1_33_55 genome contains the following window.
AAATCAATACAGGTGCCTTTCTCGATACATTCTCTGGCAGTTTCCTTAGATATGGCGGCTCTTTGAGTTATCCAGTCTCAGATTACTTTATCATAAATGCAAATGCAGAATTCTTTACAATTAAGAATTTCTATAGCAATAATTTTATTCTGGGGTTGAAGTATTATTTGAAGTGAAAAACGGTTCTTCTCTGAGTCATTGATGATAGCAATCCTAGACGAAATTCTATAATTGAATTATTATCTATAAGGTCATAATGAATTGCATCAGCTTCCCGCAAAAGGTGACCCAAAGATACCTACGGCCAACTCTGCCCAAACCAAGAACAACGCTACCAATAGAGCAACTCCTAATAGTATTCTATTTCTGGAGGTTTGGACTTTGCGCAGAATAAACTCCAGCGCCAGACCTGTTGAGACCAGCAAGAATCCCATAACGATAAAGTCAAATGCTGACCAATTCACCTCTGTGGTGAAGAGCATCGCGATGGCCGGAATCAAGAGAATTCCTAATGCGATGGTTAGAATGGTGAAAAGACGTCTGTTTTGGCTCTTGATGATCATTTATATTTTCGTATTTGGTTAGGCCAATTTATGAAAAATCTCAAATTAGATCAAAACCATGGCACATCCAGACCATCAAAATCCTTAACCTTAGATAAGTACACAGGCGTGTTTTTAGTGAGATTGGATCGGGTTTCTTCATAGACTTCATCGCCGCTTTCCATGGTATTTTCATTGACATTCTCATTGACGATTTTAAGTCCGTTCAAAAAATTGATGCTCGTGGTGCGATTTACAATAGGTCCATAATTGTCGCTGTTATCATATCCTATCAGCCTAAAACAATCATCTTCTAGCCTAAACGTATATTTCCAGTTACCATAACGCCCGTGCAGATAATCAATGAACAATTTGTTATTATTTACCGTCACTTCCAGTTCTGGTGGGTAATACACACCACCATCTTCATTTTCTGAAGAGAAGCAATTCAGATTCTCAAGGGCAAGCTCATAACCATCACCATGACTCAGGTAGATCAAGATGCCGCGTCTATTCCGATCCACCTTTTTATCAAATCTATTCATGACCACCTTATCAGGATCTGTCGCCTTGATGATCAGGACTTGATCATCTTTCCCATCATTGTTGAGATCACCGCTTATCTTTTGAAACTGGACATATCCATCGGGAATTTCTAGTGGATCTATACTGCTCTGATCAGCGTCAACTTGAGATTGAGATTCCATTGCTAGAGCTGCTTGATCGAGCGCGTCCATTGTTGAATCCTCCGTAGGATATGATGGCATCTCTTTACAGCTTGTTAGGATAGCGACGCTCGTTAGTATAATCAAAAAGAGCTGTTGCTTTTGAAAGAAATTTGTCATGATGATTTTTGAAACTGGGCAAAGTTAGTCAGATTGGCTTGATGTATTTCATTGACCAATGAATTAGAGGCAGCAGCTAGATTCTTATACCAGCCTGCGTTTTCTATTATTTCGTTTGAAAATAAATATGGAAATCCCGATGATAACTATAACCCCAATTCCCAATAAAAGAAACAAGAAGGTTTTATTACGTTGGATCACGACATAATCTGCGATTCCTGCTTTCCAGAACAACCACTCATCGGCGAGAGATGAGGCAATATCATAACTACCTGTTTCTAAAATGATGATGCCATCTTTGGACATTAGGTCGATTCTAGCGGCGGTATTGATCGCATCGTTGCCGCTACCGTCGTGACCTATTACCTTTGAGTCTGTAGCATTCTGGCTGTACAAATGCGGACCTAATCCGTAAACTCCCATCTCATTAATGAAGGTTTCTGGCTCAATCATAGTAGCAATAGTTTCTGCTCTTAACACTGGATTGCTAGACACACTAGCTTGAACAAATTTGGACAGATCTGCAGTCGTGGTAAATAGTGAAGCTGCTGCCAAAGCGGTAAAAGTATTCATCGGTCTGGTTGTTCCATCATTTTTATAGATGGGCGCCAGTTTAAGATTGGGCTTTTCTGAAATTACAAATGTGGAGTTGTTCATTTGCAAGGGTTGAAACACCACTTTGGTCATATACTCCTGAAAAGATAAATCCGTAATTTCCTCAATCAACAATTGCAAGATGGTATATCCAGCACCGGAATACATATACTGGCTTCCTGGTTCATACCCAACAATGGCAACGCCGTCAGAATAGTCAGTATCTGATGCTTTGGTGAGTGATTCTTCGATGGTCTGGACTTTTTCGTTAGGTTCAAACCCGTTATAACCCAAGTCATCCACCAATCCTGAGGAATGAGACAATAATTTCCTAATGGTAACTTTGTTGTTGTCAAAATCGCTTTCTGGTAACTGCCATCTGGTGAGGTAATCATCGACTGGTTTGTCAAGATCCAACTTGCCTTGCTCGACCAATTTCATGATTCCAAACGAAGTGACCCATTTACTAATGGAAGCCACAGGAAAAACAGTGTTCTCGTTGACAGGTTGATCAACAGAATAGAAATGGGTCTTTGCGACCTCTCCATCTTCTATGAGCATCATCGCAAAATTGCCGACAAAGTCTTCCTCTATCTTTTCTTGTGCCGCTTCAATAAATGCTTCTGAAGTATCTTCTGATGTGATCGATCTTAGTAGAAATCCATCCATGGTTCCGTAACCAATAAAGGCGGTCCAGATGATAATGGCTAGTACAACAAGACCTATGTATTTGAAGGTTCTCATGAGAATTGGTTTTGGTTGGTATTTAAAAGTAACCAATTCTGATCTTTTATATTTTAGAACGAACCCTATACTAAAATTCGATCTTGTAAACGATGTTTCCTATGACATTGTTTTAAACAGCTGAATGACATAGACAATGAAAATACTTACCGCCAAGCCTATGTTAACTTTAGCAAAATCCTTAGCGATGAGTTTGTACGAGTTCTTTAATTGCTTTTTGTTGAGTAAATAATTGATTGCAATTTCGCGTCCTGCAAGGATCCCAATAAATGTCCAAGTAGTACTCATGGGTACCGAATTGTAATTCCCGTAAAGAAATAGAATTAACCCGTAACACAAATCAATAATTGTAGCAGAACGGATATTTCTCGTATTGACTTTTTGATTGACAATTTCTTGAATTTTACCACCGCGGTTCTTAAATATGTAAGCCATGATCAACAAAATCACTACAATAGAACCCACCAATTCCCAAACTGACAAATCTCTGGGAAGGAATACATAGATATTGGCAAAATCCTGTATCAACCATTGAGACCACAAGAATGCGGTGGAACCCCATTGGGCAGCGATCCAAAACTTCTTTTGGTTGCTTTGTTCCAGTTTATCAATAGACTTTTTGGATTCAAAAAGTTTTGCAATTAACAGGTACAGTACAAATGCAGAGACCACAGATAGTGCATAGCCATAAACAGACTTCATCACCATTTTTTCAATAAGCTGCTGACTGGAGAAAACACTCAATATTAAAAAAGTGGTACTCACGGGAATTCCAAAACGGGTAATAATGAGCAAAGAAAGCGGAGCAATCAAATACCACCAGTTCAAGGTTTCTGGAAGCGGAATTTTATCCAATCTATCGTATGAAACATCACCATTATAAAAATACCAACCGTAAAGTAACGTACCTATTAAAATAGCTGAAGCATAACCCCACAAGACCGTCCAGTGGGTTTTGTTATTAGAAGTAAGAAAGGTTCCCAGAGTTTGAATAACATCATT
Protein-coding sequences here:
- a CDS encoding serine hydrolase domain-containing protein; this translates as MRTFKYIGLVVLAIIIWTAFIGYGTMDGFLLRSITSEDTSEAFIEAAQEKIEEDFVGNFAMMLIEDGEVAKTHFYSVDQPVNENTVFPVASISKWVTSFGIMKLVEQGKLDLDKPVDDYLTRWQLPESDFDNNKVTIRKLLSHSSGLVDDLGYNGFEPNEKVQTIEESLTKASDTDYSDGVAIVGYEPGSQYMYSGAGYTILQLLIEEITDLSFQEYMTKVVFQPLQMNNSTFVISEKPNLKLAPIYKNDGTTRPMNTFTALAAASLFTTTADLSKFVQASVSSNPVLRAETIATMIEPETFINEMGVYGLGPHLYSQNATDSKVIGHDGSGNDAINTAARIDLMSKDGIIILETGSYDIASSLADEWLFWKAGIADYVVIQRNKTFLFLLLGIGVIVIIGISIFIFKRNNRKRRLV